The genomic region AGCAGGGTGAACCCGGCCTCGCAGCCCAGCGCGAGCGCGGCCCAGGCCACCCCGGCGGCGTCGGTCCGGCCCGTCCCCTCGACCAGTACGGCCCCGGCCACGACCACGGGAGCCGCCAGCAGCACCTGACGGCTGGGCCGCCGCCCCTCCAGGAAGGGACCGATCAGCCCGAGCAGGATCGGCACGGAAGCCACCGCGACGGCGATGACGGCCGGTTCGGCATGCGCGACCCCGCGTACGACGGCCACGTTGAACAGCACCAGTCCCGTCGCCGCGATCCCGGCCAGCCACAGCCACTCCCGGCCGCGCGGCCGCAGCACCGGCACCCGGGCGGCCCGGGCCAGGGCGAGCAGGAGCAGAGCGGCGGCCGTGTACCGGACGGCCTGGACGGCGAACAGCGGGGCGTCGACGAGGGAGCGGGAGACGGTGACGCTGCTGCCGACCAGCGCCATCCCGGTGATACCGGGCGCCAGGTCCCGGAAGGCGGTGGAAGGTGTCTTCGTCTTCATGCGCCCAGCCTCGCGGCACAATGGTCCCATGAGCAGGTCCAATGAAGGCCGGGACGAGGGGTCCAAAAGCGGATCGGACTTCCTCCAGCTCGACATCGGCCAGGCCCCTCCCGGAGGCCGCACCGACTGGCTGGCGGGCCGGCTCCGCGCCGCCATCGCCGACGGTACCCTGCCGGTCGGCAGTCGGCTCCCGGCCAGCCGTGTGCTCGCCGCGGAACTGCGCGTCTCCCGGGGGCTGGTCACCGAGGCGTACCAGCGCCTCGCCGAGACCGGTCAGGTGTCCGGCCGGGGCCGGGGCGGCACGGTCGTCGTCGCCGCCCCGCCCCCGGCGGCCGGGCCCACCGCCACCGCCCCCACGCGCGGAGGGCTGGTGGACGCCCTGCGGGCCGTGCCCTGCCGGATCGACCTCTCGCCCGGAGTACCCGACCTGACCGCCTTTCCCCGTACCGCCTGGCTCCAGGCCGAGCGGCGGGTGCTCGCCGGGCTCACCCCCGCCGACTTCGGCTACGGGAACCCGCAGGGCGCGCCCGCGCTGCGCGAGGCCGTCGTCGGCTGGCTGGCCCGCAACCGGGGGATCCGCGCCGACCCCGACGACGTGGTGGTCGTCGCGGGGGTGGCCCAGGCCCTGGGGCTGCTGGCGCAGGTCCTGCGGGAGGACGGGGTGGTCCGGATCGCGGTCGAGGACCCCGGCTCGCTCGGGGCCCGGCAGCAACTGGAGTACGGGCGGCTGGAGACGGTGCCCGTACGGGTGGACGAGGCCGGGCTGGACGTGGCCGCGCTCCGGGCGAGCGGGGCGGGCGCCGTCCTGCTCACCCCGGCGCACCAGTTCCCGACCGGGGTCGTGCTCGACGGTGAGCGCCGCCGCGACCTGCTCGGCTGGGCGGCCGCCGGGGGACTGGTCATCGAGGACGACTACGACGCGGAGCACCGCTACGACCGGGCTCCCGTCCCCGCGCTGCGCGCCCTGCTGCCCGAGGCCGTCTGCTACGCCGGGAGCGTGTCCAAACTCCTCGCCCCCGCCCTGCGCCTCGGCTGGCTGCTGGTCCCGCCGCGCCTGCGCGAGTCCGTGAACGAGGCCAAGCGCTACGCCGACCTCGGCAACCCGGTCCTCGCCCAGCTGGTGCTCGCCCGGCTGATGGACTCCGGCGAACTGGAGCGCCACCTGCGCTTCGTCCGGCGCCGCCACCGCCGCCGCAGGGACGCCATGCTCCGCGCCGTCGCGGACCGGCTGCCGGGGGCCCGGGTGCACGGCGCGGCCGCCGGACTGCACCTGATGGTCACCTTCGACCGCGCCCGCTTCGCGGACACGGCCCTGGCCTCGGCGGCCCTGGCCCTCGGAGTCAAGACCCACCCGCTCTCCTGGCACCGCCTCACCCCGGGCCCGCCCGGCCTGATCCTCGGCTACGCGGCGGGCTCGACGGGCGAGATCGAGGAGGGCATCGCCACGCTGGGCACGGCCCTGGCAGGCCTCCCGCCCGGCTGACTCCTCCTCGGGCACGGTCGAAAAAATATCTGCGCGACGGCGGCAACCTCGGCGGGGTTCGCGCGTCGTGCGGGGGTGAAGGGTGCGATCCGGCTCCCTCGACCCGACCGTGGAGAACCACCGTGATGAACCTGAAGCGCGTCCCCCGCACCGTCCGCCGGGCCGCCCTCGGCGCTGCCGCCGCCGGGGCGGTCGTCGCTCTCGCCGGACCGGCCTTCGCCGTGGGGGGCTCCGCCTCGCCGGTGCCGGCGCCCGCGTCCAGCGCCTCGCCGAGCGCCGCGCCGAAGACGGCCTCCACCGACGCGACGCCGAGCCCGTCCGTCAGCGTGCCGGGCAGTGCCGCGCCGAGCCCGTCCGTCAGCGTGCCCGGCGGTGCGGCACCGAGCGCCGCCCCCAGCGCGGCTCCCGGCGGCGCCCCCCAGCCCTCGGCTTCGCCCGCCGGGTTCGAGCTCGCGCATACTGGCTCCTCCGCGACCAACACCGCACTGGGAGCCGGGGCCGCCGTGCTCATCGCCGCCGGCGCCGGGACCCTGTACGCCGTGCGGCGCCGCGCCAACGGCTGAGGAACACCGTGCTCCACCTCGCACCATCCGTCGGCCCCCTCACGCCCGGCTTCGGCCGGGCGTGGCGGGGCCTGTGGTCGTTGCTGCGCCGCGACAGCTCCGCCCCGGCCGCCGTGCCCCGGCCGTACGGGTACCCGTACCTCCACGACACGACCGGAAGCCCGGGCGATCCGCCGCCCACCGTGACCGCGCTCTACCACGCGCACCGGTTGCGCATGGTCCGCCTCGCGGTGCTCCTCGTCGACGACCCGGCCACCGCCGAGGACGTGGTCCAGGACGCCTTCACCGCCCTGTACCGCCGCCACGGGGAGCACATCACCGAGGTGGACAACGCCCTCGGCTACCTGCGCACCGCCGTCGTCAACACCTCGCGCTCGGTCCTGCGCCGCAGGCGGACCGCCCGGGCCTGGACGCCGCCCGCGGCGGCAGACGTACCGTCGGCGGAGGCGTACGTGGTCCTCGACGAGGCGCACCGCGAAGTGCTCGCCGCGCTGGGCCGGTTGAGCCCGCGCCGACGCCAGGTCCTGGTGCTCCGGTACTGGGCCGAGCTCAGCGAGGCGGAGATCGCCACCACCCTCGGGATCAGCCGGGGAGCGGTGAAGTCGAACGCGAGCCGGGCGCTGGACGCGCTGGAACGGATTCTGGAGGGACGGGTATGACGTACGGCGAACGCCCCGTCGAGCGCAGGCTGCGGGAGGCCCTGGACGCGCGCGCGGCCGGTGTGACGGTCCGCGAGCTGCGCCCGGCCGATCCGCCGGGGCCGCACGTACGGCGGTTCCCCGGGTTCCCCGTGGCGCGGCTGCGGAGCCTCGGGCTGCCCCTGGCCGGGCTGGCCGCGGCGGCCGCCGCCGCGGTGGGCTACCTCGTGCTCGCCCCCGAGCCGCCTCCCGTCCGCCCGGCGCCGCCCGCGGCGCCGCCCGAGATCGGGTCCCCTACGCCGACTCCCCGGCCGTCGCCGTCCGTCATGCCGGACCCGAGCTCCGCGCCGACGCCGGGCCCGAGCACCACGCCGTCCGCGACGCGGACTCCCACGGGGGCCTCGGTCTCACCGTCGAAGTCCGTGCCCTCGTCGGCGTCCCCGCCACCCACGAGCTCCCGCTCCACACCTCCTTCGGCGTCCCCGAGCCCTTTCAAGCCTTAGAGGTCCTCACCAAGGCGCGTTGAACGTGCCGGTGTGTGATGAGGCATGTGTGGCAAGGCCGGGGAAGGCTTCGTGGATGTCGTCGCGTCGTTCCCACCGGATGCCGGTATGCGGTACGAACAGAATCCCGCACACTGCCATCCGGTCGCACCCGAGGTCGGCCCGCCTCCGGGGACGTGGCCGAGCCCGCACTCTCATACCTCCGCGACCCGGCGCTCAGCGACAACAGCCCGCTGACCAACCCCGTTTCGGAGTGCCTTGCGCGCCGGAGAGCTCTGGCGCACCGAAGCCCGACCGAGCCGACTCAGCCGTTCCGGCGATCCGCTGGAAGGTGCCGGCAGGTCACCTCACTTGGCGACTCCATTGCCATGGACGAGTGCGAGGAATGCGCCTTGCCCCGCAGCCCTCAGCCGGCCCGGGTGTTCTCCACCACCGCGACCAGCGGGGCCAGTTCGGGGTTCCGCGCGGCCTCGTCCAGCGCCTCGCGCAGGGCGGTGTCGTTCGTCGGCCGGGCCGCGGCCAGCAGGGACAGGCCCGCCTCGCTCACGTCGGTGTAGATGCCCCGCCGGTCGGTGTCGCAGATGTAGCGGTTCAGCAGGCCGCGGTCCTCCAGCCGGCTGACCAGCCGGGTCGTCGCGCTCTGGCTGAGCACCACCGAGTCGGCGACCTGGTGCATCCGCAGGTGTCCGCCCGGTCCGCCGTGCTGGCGGCTCAGGACGTCGAGCAGCGAGTACTCGCGCACGCTCAGGCCGTGTCCCGCCTGGAGCTCCCGCTCGATGTGCGCCTCGATCCGCCCGTGCAGGAGGGAGAGGGCGCACCAGCCCTGGGAGAGGGCGGTGAGCGCGCTGTCCGTGGCCGTCATGGGCTCCTCCTCCGAAGCGGGTACCGCGTACGCCACCAGGATAGGCCACCTGCGCAATAGCCCGCGCTTGCAAATATCCCGCGTGTGCAATTAATGTGGACGCACGTAAACAGCGGCGGCAACATACGCCGCGCGTCGGCGGCCGTGGCACCGCGAACCGCTCCACCCCCTCCCCTGAAGGGCTCCTCCCCTCATGCCTCTCGCACTGCTCGCCCTCGCCATCGGGGCTTTCGGGATCGGCACCACCGAGTTCGTGATCATGGGCCTGCTCCCCGAGGTCGCCGGCGAGTACGGCGTCTCCATCCCCACCGCGGGCTTCCTGGTCACCGGCTACGCCCTCGGCGTGGTCCTCGGCGCGCCGCTGATGACCGTCCTCGGCACCCGCATCCCCCGCAAGCGGATGCTGATGCTCCTCATGGGCCTGTTCATCGCGGGCAACGTGCTCTCCGCGCTCGCCCCCGCCTTCGAGGTCATGCTGGCCGGCCGCGTCGTCGCCTCCCTCGCCCACGGCGCCTTCTTCGGCATCGGCGCCGTCGTCGCCGCCGGGCTCGTCGCCCCCGAGAAGAAGGCCGGAGCCATCGCCATGATGTTCACCGGCCTGACCGTGGCGAACGTGGTCGGCGTCCCGCTCGGCACCCTCGTCGGGCAGACCCTCGGCTGGCGCGTCACCTTCCTGATCGTCGCCGGGCTGGGCGTCCTCGGCCTGCTCGGCATCGCCCGGCTGGTACCCGAACTGCCCCGGCCCGAAGGCGGCGTACGGATCCGACGCGAGCTGGCCGCCTTCCGCAACGTCCAGGTGCTCCTCGCGATGGCGATGACCGTGCTCGGCTTCGGCGGCGTCTTCGCCGCGATCACCTACATCACCCCGATGATGACCCACGTCGCCGGCTTCGCCGACTCGTCCGTCACCTGGCTCCTCGTCCTCTTCGGCCTCGGCATGGTCGCCGGAAACCTCATCGGCGGCCGGTACGCCGACCGCGCGCTGATGCCGATGCTGTACGTGTCCCTCGGCGCGCTCGCCGTCACGCTGGCCGTCTTCACGCTCACCGCTCACACCAAGGCGGGCGCCGCCGTCACCATCGTGCTCATCGGCGCCCTCGGCTTCGCGACCGTGCCCCCGCTCCAGAAGCGGGTGCTCGACCAGGCGGCGGGCGCGCCGACCCTGGCCTCCGCGGTCAACATCGGCGCCTTCAACCTGGGCAACGCCCTCGCCGCCTGGCTCGGCGGCCTGGTGATCGCCGCGGGCCTCGGCTGGACCGCCCCGAACTGGGTCGGCGCGGCGCTCGCCGCCTCCGCCCTGGTGCTCGCCCTGATATCCGGCGCGCTGGAGCGCCGTACCGCCGGGCTCGCGCACCGCCCCGGCCGCGTGGCCGCGACCGGGACCCACGAGACGCCCGCCGCCGTCCCGGCTCACCTCTGACCCGCCACCTGCCCGTCGTACACCCCCCTGCAAGGAGAAACCCGCATGTCCAGCCTCCTCCGTACCGCCGTCGCCCCCCTGACCAGCGAGGACGCCGACCTGCTCGTCTCCGCCGCCCGGACCGCCGCGGAAGCGGCCGGGGCCACGGTCAGCGTCACCGTCCTCGACGCCGGCGGTCACCTGCTCGCCTTCCGCCGCGACGACCGCGCCGTGCTGATCTCCGGTGAGACCAGCACCCGCAAGGCCTACACGGCCCTGCAGCTGAACGCGCCCACCGCCGACCTCGTCGACGCCGTGCGGCCCGGCGGGCTGTTCCACACGCTGCCCACCGCCCTCGACCGGCCGCTGCTGTTCATCGCCGGCGGGCTGCCCGTCCACCGCGACGGCCGCCTGATCGGCGCGATCGGCGTCGGCGGCGGGGCCCCGGACCAGGACCACGGGTTCGCCGCCGCCGCGCTCGACGCCCTGGCCTGAGGCCTCCGGGTCGCGCGCCCGTGTCCCTCGTGCCAGGTTGGTACGGGGGATACGGGCGCACGATGCGAAATCCGAGGTTTCACGTGAGAGGCCACGTCATAGCGACGGCCACGGTCGCCGCACTGGTCACCTTCGCCGTCCCGGGCTGCACGGCCGCCTCCGACGAGGCCCGCGCCCCTGCCGCCCCGACACCCGGTGCCAGTGCCGGCTCGTCGGCCCCGTCCGCGGCGCCCACCGAACCCGCCCCGTCCCCGACGCCCTCCTACGCCCTGTCCACCGCCCCGAGCACCATCCCCGCCGTACGGGAACACATACCCGCCCGGGGCCCCGGCTGGAAGCCCGCCCCGCAGGCCCGCGTGGTGGTCGCGCCGTCCGACAAGGCGGCCCTGTCGGACGAGGGCAAACTGCTCGCCGGTGAACTGCGCATGGGATACGCCGAGTCGGGGGAGCCGCGCACCGGAGACGTCGAACTCTCCCTGGGCGCCAAGGGATCCGGCCCGCCCGAGTCGTACACCCTCGCGGTCAAGGACGGCCGGGTGCGGATCGCCGGACCCGACGAGGCCGGGGTCTTCTACGGCACCCGCACCCTCAAACAGGCGGTGAAGAGCGCCGGTTCGGCTCCCGAGGGCACCGTGCGCGACGGCCCGGCCAAGCCGCAGCGCGGGCTCAACCTCGACATCGCGCGCAAGCACTTCACCCCCGACTGGATCGAGGACCGGCTGCGCGAGATGGCGGACCTGAAGCTCAACCAGCTCGGCCTGCACTTCTCCGACGACCAGGCCTTCCGGATCGAGTCCGACAGCCATCCCGAGATCGTCTCCACCCCGCACCTCACCAAGGCACAGGTGCGCGCCATCACCGCACTCGCCTCCCGCCTGCACATCACCGTCGTCCCCGAGATCGACTCGCCCGGACACCTGGGCGCGGTGCTGCGCGCCCACCCCGGCCTGCAGCTGCGCGACGCACAGGGCCGGGCGGTGAAGGGGGCGGTGGACATATCGAACCCCGCCTCCGCGAAGCTCGTCGACGAGCTGCTGCGCGAGTACCGGCCGCTGTTCCCCGGCGGGGCCTGGCACCTGGGCGCCGACGAGTACCAGGCGCTGGTGGTCCGCGACCCTGAGGCCTCCTTCCCGCAGCTCGCGAGCGCGGCCCGGCAGCGGTACGGGCCCACGGCGCGCGTGCAGGACCTGGCCACGGGCTGGCTCAACGACCGCGCGAACACGGTGCGGCCCTCGGGCAAGGCGCTGAAGGCCTGGAACGACGGCTTCTTCCGCGGCGGTGTCACGAGCGCGGCCAAGGACATCCAGGTCGAGTACTGGACGGGCAAGGAGATCGGCGCCCGTCCGCCGCTGGAGTACCTGCGCGAGGGCCGCAAGGTCGTGAACCTCAACGACGAGTACCTGTACTACGTGCTGGGCGAGCCGAACCAGTTCACGTACCCCACGGGCAAGCGCATCTACGAGCAGTGGACCCCGCTGGTCCTGCGCGGTACCACCCCCGTCCCGGCGCAGTACGCGGACCAGATCCTGGGCGGGCGCCTCGCCGTCTGGAGCGACCTGTCCGGAGCGCAGACCCAGAACCAGGTGGCGGCGGGCATCCGGGTGCCGCTGGCCGCGCTGTCCCAGAAGGTCTGGGACGCCCGCACCCCGGCCCTGCCGTGGACCGGCTTCAGCGCTCTCGCCGACCGCCTGGACCCGCCGGGGTGATCTCGCGGGGTCAGGCCGCCGCGGCCGCCACCCCGGGCGACAGGGTGGCCCCGCACCCGAAGTGCGCCCCAGGGCCCGTCCGCGGGGACCGGTCATCCATGGTCGGCGACCATGTCACCGCAGAGGGAGCCCTCCACCTTGCCCAGCAGCCGGACCAGTTCGGTGCGTTCGGCCTCGTCCAGGCCGTCCAGGGTCTGACGCTCCAGTTCGCCCCAGGCCCGGCGCACCTCGACGAGGAGGCCGCAGCTGGTCTCCGTGGCCTCGACCAGGGAGGCGCGCCGGTCGGACGGGTCGGGGCGGCGCCGTACATGTCCGACCTGCTGGCCTTCGGGGCGCTCTGCCTGGCCAACCCCGACCTGCCGGAGCGGCTGCGCACGCAGGGCCCGTACAACACCCCGGACCGCTCCACCTTCTTGGGAGGCGACGCCCGCGGCTACACGCACTATCCGGTCCGTTTAGTCGCCGTATACGCCGGGTGACGGTACGCCGCTCCGCTCAGCCCCGCCGGTCCCGGAGCTGCCAGCGCCGGGAGGCCCACCGGCCGATCAGCGGCAGGGCCGTGACCGCCGTCAGGGTCCAGGCGGCGGCGAAGGCCCAGATCAGCGGCTGGGACACGGTGACCGAGGCCGCCACGAACAGGGCCACGGTCACCGCGCCGAGCAGACAGGCCGCCAGGGTGCGGCGGCGCGGATGGCCGGACCGCAGGAGCCGGTCGAGGGACCGGTCGCCTTTCAGGTCGGCTTCGATCGCCGAGAGGGCGCGCTGCTCGTGATCGGAAAGTCCGGCTCCGTCCATGACGACGTACCTCCGTGTGCTGTCCCGCCGGGCGCGGACCGCAGCCTCTGGCCTGCGAATACCCGGCCAAGGCGCGGCCCAACCCCGGAGGACGTCACGGCTGCCCCTCCGGTTACCAGATGGAGTTGACCCACTCCGGGTGGTCGATGAACGGGTTCCGGTTGTGCTGGTAGCTGTCGAATATGACCTGGTTGCGGCGCTGCTCGAAGGCGTCCGGCGGGTCCATCTGGTTCCACTGCTTCAGCAGGCTGATCCGGCCGAAGAGGGGGGCGGTGCCGTTGTTGACCTTGTCGTTCATCTCCAGGTCCGCGAAACCGTCGCCGCCGTCGTAGCGCACGGCCATGTAGAGCAGCATCCGCGCCACGTCGCCCTTGACCGCGTCCCGCGGCTCGAAGGAGTCGGCGTCGGTGTAGCTGCCCGGGGCCTCGGAGACCGGGCTGCCGCCCATGTCGAAGTCCTTGTTGCCGCGGGTGCTGTTGACCGTGACGTCCTCGGGGCGCAGGTGGTGCAGGTCGGTGCCCGGGCCGGTCGCCGTGCCGAAATCGCCGTGGCTCTTGGCCCAGACGTGCTCGCGGTTCCAGTCGTTGGAGCCGCCGCCGTTGGTGGACTTGGACTGGGAGCGGCCGGAGTAGACCAGGATGACGTTGTTCGGGTTCGCCGGGTCCTGGTCGGTCACCTTGAGCGCGTTCCACACGCCGTCGTAGGTCACCTTGGACTGGGTCTGGATGATGTCGTGCAGTGCGGTCTTCAGCGCGGCGCCGGTCTTGCCCGCGGCGGGTGCGTAGTAATCGTCCACCGTGGTCGCGGCCGTGGCCGCGCCCGTGGCCGTGGCGGACTGGGCGTCCGCCGTCCGCTGCTGGCCCGCCGAGGCGGCGGCCGGGACGGCGAACAGGGCGGCGGCCGCGAGGCCGGCAGCCCAGGGAGTCAGGCGCGAGATTCTCATCACGTGGGGGTACCTCTCCATACGCACCGTCCCCGCCCGGGGAATTGGCGGGGTGTCAGGTGGCAGAGCGAGGCTCACATTGTCATGTGCCCAACAGGTAAAATCCATGTGTCCGGCATGCTCACCCCGGTGTGTGCCGGGCGCGCGGCGCGGGCAGGGTAGCGGTGGCCCCGCGGGGCCGGTCCGCCCCTGTACAGCCCTCCCTGGAGCAGCCCATGGCAGTGAAGATCCTCATCGTGACCGGCGACGCGGCCGAGTCGCTGGAGGTCCTGTATCCGTACCAGCGCCTGCGCGAGGAGGGATACGAGGTCCACATCGCCGCTCCGTCGGTGAAGAAGCTGCGGTTCGTGGTCCACGACTTCGAGGACGGCTTCGACACCTACACCGAGAAGCCCGGCTACACCTGGCCGGCGGACCTGGCCTTCACCGACGTGGCCACCGAGGACTACGCGGCCCTGGTCGTCCCGGGCGGCCGGGCGCCGGAGTACCTGCGCAACGACCCCGAGGTGCGGCGGATCCTGGCCGCCTTCGCCGACGCGGACAAGCCGATCGCCCAGATCTGCCACGGCCCCCTGATCACCGCCGCGGCCGGGGGCCTGACCGGCCGCCGGGTGACCGCGTATCCGGCGCTGGAGCTGGACATGAAGGCGGCCGGGGCCGCGTTCGAGGACTCCGAGACCGTGGTCGACGGCACGCTGGTGTCGGCGAGGGCCTGGCCCGACCACTCCCGCTGGATGCGGGAGTTCCTGACGGTGCTGCGCAGCAAGGCCCCGGTGCTCTGACCGGCCGCGGGCTCCCACTGGGCCGGCGCAGGTTCATCGGCGCGGCCGCCGCCCTCGGCGGCGCCGCGCGGGTCTGCTCGCCCCGCTCGCCCAGGCCCGGCCGACCGGGCCCCGCCGGCCGAGAGAGCCCGTCGTCTGCCGCCCGGCGGCCCGACACCGTCGTGACCCGGCCCGGCTTCCAGCCCGAGGGCACAGCCGTATCCGTCCGCGGGGCGGTGTGCATCGGCTCGCTGATCGACGGCTCGGTCTACCGGGCCGACCTCACCACCGGGATCGGCCGGTTCGTCACCCGGGGCCAGGGGCCGCAGCAGGTCGGCCTCAAGCTCGGCGCGTACGGCAGGCTGCTCCTCGCAGGCGGCGAACGGACCCGGTCCCGCCCGGCGGCGAGTGCCGGGGCGCCAGCGGCATCGAGCGGGCGCCCGACGGCGGGGTACGGGGACCGGCTCTACGTCGTCAGCGCCCGCTTCGGCGCCGACTGGTCGGAGCCGGCCACCGCCTCGACGAGCGTCAGTTGCCCGTGGTGATCGCCGGCGCCGGCTCGTACTTGTAGTCGGCGCCGAAGTTCTTCTTCACGGCCGCTTCCCAGGCCCCGTCCGCGACCATCTTCTTCAGCGCGGCGTTGATCCTGGTCTGGAGTTCCTTGTTGCCCTTCTTGACACCGATGCCGTAGTTCTCGGTGCTCAGGCTCTGGCCCGTCAGCTTGAACTTGCCCTCGTTGCCCTTGTGGGCGGCGTACCCGGCCAGGATGGAATTGTCCGTGGTCATGGCGTCGACCAGGTTGTCCTCAAGGGCGACGAGGCACTCCGAGTAACCGGGGAGCTCCAGCACGCTCGCCTTGGGGGCGAGGCCCTTCCTGATGTTCTCCGCCGAGGTGGAGCCGGTGACGGAGCAGAGCCGCTTGCTGTTGAGGTCCTCGGCCTTGGAGATCGTGTTGTCGCTGGCGCGGACCAGCAGGTCCTGGTGGGCCACGAAGTACGGGCCCGCGAAGTCGACCTTCTCCTTGCGCTTCTCGTTGATCGAGTAGCTCGCGGCGACGAACTGCACCTCGTTGTACTGGAGCAGCAGCTCGCGGTCGTTGCTGTAGACCTGCTTGAACTCGATCTGGTCCGGCTTGTAGCCGAGCTCCTTGCCCACGTAGGTGGCGACGTCCACGTCGAAACCGGAGAAGACGCCACCGGTCTCGCGAAGCCCGATGCCGGGCTGGTCGAACTTGATGCCGATGGAGAGGGTCCCCTTGGCCTGGTCGTCACCGCCGCACCCGGACGTGGTCAGGGCGAGGGCGATCACTGCGGCGACCGCACCGGCCTGGGGAACCTTCATTGCTGCACTCTTTCCTCGGTGACGCGGGACGCGCCCCGGGATCGCCGGGGCGCGTGGAACCGCGAATGCGTGGGGGACGTCACGACACGTGTACGAGGAAGCTAGGAAGCTGGCGGCCGCAGCGTCACTAGATCTGAGCAAAACTTGAGGATAACGATCCGGACCGGCCGCAGATTCTGCGGCGGAACCGGACCGGAGCCGCAGAACGCGGGAGAGGGGCGGGCATGGGGACAGGTTCGGTACGGATCGACGGGAATGCGCTGCTACTGGGAGAAGGGGTGCAGATCCGCTTCATCCGGACCCTTCGGCTTCCCGAATCGGGCACGCACGCGCTGCCGCCGGGGCTGGGGGAGTTCCCGCTCCGGAGGGTGGAGGACTACCCGGACACGGTGCCGCCGGAGTGGCTCGCGAAGGGCGGCGTGATGCTGCCCGTGTACCTGCGCGAGGCGATGTGGCTGAGTTTCGCCGGTACCCGTGAGCCCGCCGCGCTCCAGGTCGGGGTCGGCAAGGTGTGCGCGGTGTCGGGCGAGCGCTGGACGGGCCGGCTCGCCCGCGGTCCGCAGAACTACGTGGTGCTGCCGCGCCAGCCGTGGCTGGACGGGATCAACTCGGGCGACGGGACGGTGCGCCAGTTCGTCGCCGTACCCCTGGGGCTCGGCGCCACCGTCGAGGGGCAGGTCACCGGCGAGGAGACCACCGGCGGAGTGCAGCTCCAGGCGTTCCCGCTCACGCCGGCGGTGCTGGAGGAGTGGCGGCGCGCCCATCCGGCGCCCACCCGGTCCCCCGGCTCGCCGTACGGGGCCCCGCTGCCCCCGACCCCGCCGCCCGGCGCGGTCGGCGGCCTCGCCGGCTTCGCAGGCCCGGTGCCCATGCCGATGGCGGCGGCTCCGGGCGGGATCCCGGCTCCGGGCGCGGCCCCGGCGGCCCCCGGGGCGGCCCCGGCGCGGGGCGCGCGGCCCGCGGCTCCCGCGATGGGGCTCGGCGTCGGCGGTTCCATGCGCCAGGAGGTCTACCAGGACGACCGGCCGCTCTCCGCCTGGGCGCAGGAAGCGGCCGCGCGGGTCTTCGTCCACCTGGTGACGCCGCCCGAGTGGCGTCGCATCACCGGGGAGGACGCGCCGCCCTCGCCGGTGGACCGGGCCGCCTACACCCAGGCCGGGCTGCCCTGGTTCGAC from Streptomyces sp. NBC_00190 harbors:
- a CDS encoding DMT family transporter, encoding MKTKTPSTAFRDLAPGITGMALVGSSVTVSRSLVDAPLFAVQAVRYTAAALLLLALARAARVPVLRPRGREWLWLAGIAATGLVLFNVAVVRGVAHAEPAVIAVAVASVPILLGLIGPFLEGRRPSRQVLLAAPVVVAGAVLVEGTGRTDAAGVAWAALALGCEAGFTLLAVPVLRRHGAWGVSVHAVWMGAVMLAGLTVCTERPSELLELGAAQWAAAGYLAVMVTAVAFLLWYRTVAAVGAGRAGLLTGVAPLAAAGAGVLTGGGVPGPAVWLGLAVVVAGLAAGLGSRPRPAPVPLALREPASP
- the pdxR gene encoding MocR-like pyridoxine biosynthesis transcription factor PdxR, which encodes MSRSNEGRDEGSKSGSDFLQLDIGQAPPGGRTDWLAGRLRAAIADGTLPVGSRLPASRVLAAELRVSRGLVTEAYQRLAETGQVSGRGRGGTVVVAAPPPAAGPTATAPTRGGLVDALRAVPCRIDLSPGVPDLTAFPRTAWLQAERRVLAGLTPADFGYGNPQGAPALREAVVGWLARNRGIRADPDDVVVVAGVAQALGLLAQVLREDGVVRIAVEDPGSLGARQQLEYGRLETVPVRVDEAGLDVAALRASGAGAVLLTPAHQFPTGVVLDGERRRDLLGWAAAGGLVIEDDYDAEHRYDRAPVPALRALLPEAVCYAGSVSKLLAPALRLGWLLVPPRLRESVNEAKRYADLGNPVLAQLVLARLMDSGELERHLRFVRRRHRRRRDAMLRAVADRLPGARVHGAAAGLHLMVTFDRARFADTALASAALALGVKTHPLSWHRLTPGPPGLILGYAAGSTGEIEEGIATLGTALAGLPPG
- a CDS encoding LPXTG cell wall anchor domain-containing protein, which translates into the protein MNLKRVPRTVRRAALGAAAAGAVVALAGPAFAVGGSASPVPAPASSASPSAAPKTASTDATPSPSVSVPGSAAPSPSVSVPGGAAPSAAPSAAPGGAPQPSASPAGFELAHTGSSATNTALGAGAAVLIAAGAGTLYAVRRRANG
- a CDS encoding RNA polymerase sigma factor, which codes for MLHLAPSVGPLTPGFGRAWRGLWSLLRRDSSAPAAVPRPYGYPYLHDTTGSPGDPPPTVTALYHAHRLRMVRLAVLLVDDPATAEDVVQDAFTALYRRHGEHITEVDNALGYLRTAVVNTSRSVLRRRRTARAWTPPAAADVPSAEAYVVLDEAHREVLAALGRLSPRRRQVLVLRYWAELSEAEIATTLGISRGAVKSNASRALDALERILEGRV
- a CDS encoding MarR family winged helix-turn-helix transcriptional regulator, translated to MTATDSALTALSQGWCALSLLHGRIEAHIERELQAGHGLSVREYSLLDVLSRQHGGPGGHLRMHQVADSVVLSQSATTRLVSRLEDRGLLNRYICDTDRRGIYTDVSEAGLSLLAAARPTNDTALREALDEAARNPELAPLVAVVENTRAG
- a CDS encoding MFS transporter, which codes for MPLALLALAIGAFGIGTTEFVIMGLLPEVAGEYGVSIPTAGFLVTGYALGVVLGAPLMTVLGTRIPRKRMLMLLMGLFIAGNVLSALAPAFEVMLAGRVVASLAHGAFFGIGAVVAAGLVAPEKKAGAIAMMFTGLTVANVVGVPLGTLVGQTLGWRVTFLIVAGLGVLGLLGIARLVPELPRPEGGVRIRRELAAFRNVQVLLAMAMTVLGFGGVFAAITYITPMMTHVAGFADSSVTWLLVLFGLGMVAGNLIGGRYADRALMPMLYVSLGALAVTLAVFTLTAHTKAGAAVTIVLIGALGFATVPPLQKRVLDQAAGAPTLASAVNIGAFNLGNALAAWLGGLVIAAGLGWTAPNWVGAALAASALVLALISGALERRTAGLAHRPGRVAATGTHETPAAVPAHL
- a CDS encoding GlcG/HbpS family heme-binding protein, giving the protein MSSLLRTAVAPLTSEDADLLVSAARTAAEAAGATVSVTVLDAGGHLLAFRRDDRAVLISGETSTRKAYTALQLNAPTADLVDAVRPGGLFHTLPTALDRPLLFIAGGLPVHRDGRLIGAIGVGGGAPDQDHGFAAAALDALA
- a CDS encoding beta-N-acetylhexosaminidase, with protein sequence MRNPRFHVRGHVIATATVAALVTFAVPGCTAASDEARAPAAPTPGASAGSSAPSAAPTEPAPSPTPSYALSTAPSTIPAVREHIPARGPGWKPAPQARVVVAPSDKAALSDEGKLLAGELRMGYAESGEPRTGDVELSLGAKGSGPPESYTLAVKDGRVRIAGPDEAGVFYGTRTLKQAVKSAGSAPEGTVRDGPAKPQRGLNLDIARKHFTPDWIEDRLREMADLKLNQLGLHFSDDQAFRIESDSHPEIVSTPHLTKAQVRAITALASRLHITVVPEIDSPGHLGAVLRAHPGLQLRDAQGRAVKGAVDISNPASAKLVDELLREYRPLFPGGAWHLGADEYQALVVRDPEASFPQLASAARQRYGPTARVQDLATGWLNDRANTVRPSGKALKAWNDGFFRGGVTSAAKDIQVEYWTGKEIGARPPLEYLREGRKVVNLNDEYLYYVLGEPNQFTYPTGKRIYEQWTPLVLRGTTPVPAQYADQILGGRLAVWSDLSGAQTQNQVAAGIRVPLAALSQKVWDARTPALPWTGFSALADRLDPPG